A genome region from Candidatus Desulfatibia profunda includes the following:
- the dsrA gene encoding dissimilatory-type sulfite reductase subunit alpha — MAKHETPLLDQLETGPWPSFVTDIKREAESRAKNERGVEYQIPQDCCDDLLGVLELSFKHGRTHWKHGGIVGVFGYGGGVIGRYCDQPQMFPGVAHFHTMRVSQPAGKFYTTKYLGEICDLWERRGSGLTNMHGSTGDIIFLGTTTPQLEEIFWELGHNLNQDLGGSGSNLRTPSDCVGQARCEWACFDTQAICHDLTVEYQDELHRPAFPYKFKFKFDGCSNCCVASIARADLAFVGTWRDDIKIDQEAVAAYVAGDLAPNGGAHAGRDWGPFDIQKEVIDLCPTRCMRYEDGKLTINTPECYRCMHCLNVMPRALRIGDDRGCSIFAGAKAPILDGAQMGSLIVPFIKVEEPYDEIKETVIEPIWDWWMEEGKNRERLGELMKRQGFQKLLEMTGFKPDARMVQEPRTNPYIFWKEEEVEGGFKRDINEFRKYHQR; from the coding sequence GGAGTTGAATACCAGATTCCCCAGGATTGTTGTGACGACCTATTGGGCGTGCTCGAACTTTCCTTCAAGCACGGCCGCACCCACTGGAAACACGGCGGCATTGTCGGTGTCTTCGGTTACGGCGGCGGTGTCATCGGCCGGTACTGCGACCAGCCCCAAATGTTTCCGGGTGTTGCCCATTTTCATACCATGCGTGTGTCCCAGCCTGCCGGAAAATTTTATACCACCAAATACCTTGGAGAAATTTGCGATCTTTGGGAACGCCGGGGAAGCGGCCTTACCAACATGCATGGTTCAACAGGAGATATTATCTTCCTCGGCACCACAACCCCGCAACTGGAAGAGATCTTCTGGGAATTGGGACATAACCTGAATCAGGATCTGGGCGGTTCCGGGTCAAACCTGAGGACACCGTCGGACTGTGTCGGCCAGGCCCGCTGTGAATGGGCCTGTTTTGACACCCAGGCTATCTGCCATGATCTCACTGTGGAATATCAGGATGAGCTTCATCGACCGGCATTTCCGTATAAGTTTAAATTTAAATTCGACGGGTGCTCCAACTGTTGCGTTGCGTCCATTGCACGGGCGGACCTGGCGTTTGTCGGTACCTGGCGTGATGATATCAAAATCGATCAGGAAGCGGTTGCAGCCTATGTGGCTGGCGATCTGGCGCCCAACGGCGGAGCGCATGCCGGCCGCGACTGGGGACCGTTCGACATTCAGAAAGAAGTAATCGATCTTTGTCCCACCCGATGCATGCGCTATGAAGACGGCAAGTTGACAATAAACACTCCGGAGTGTTATCGATGTATGCACTGCCTCAACGTCATGCCCAGAGCATTGAGAATAGGTGATGACCGGGGTTGTTCAATCTTTGCCGGAGCCAAGGCCCCGATTCTTGACGGCGCACAAATGGGATCTCTTATCGTTCCGTTTATTAAGGTGGAAGAACCTTACGATGAAATCAAGGAGACCGTCATCGAGCCCATCTGGGACTGGTGGATGGAAGAAGGCAAGAACCGCGAGCGCCTCGGCGAACTCATGAAACGCCAGGGATTTCAGAAGCTCCTTGAGATGACGGGTTTCAAGCCGGATGCACGGATGGTTCAGGAACCGCGCACCAACCCGTACATTTTCTGGAAAGAAGAGGAGGTTGAAGGCGGATTTAAACGAGATATCAACGAATTCAGAAAATACCATCAGAGATAG